Below is a window of Malania oleifera isolate guangnan ecotype guangnan chromosome 1, ASM2987363v1, whole genome shotgun sequence DNA.
TTCATCAAAATCATTTATGATAGGAATTCTTCCACTAATAAATTTCTCTCCCACTTCAACATCATTGTCTTCCTCAATTGTGCCCAATGTTGGCCTCTTGCCTTTGTCTTAAGTGCTTACATATTCAATAAAGCTATAGGTTAGGAGTTAGGAGAAATGGACAATTATAAATTAGTAGATTCAAAAATGACTATTGATATGTATGTACTCAAGTTCTCACAATAATCACTAATCTTCCTTTTGCTAGGAAGATTAGAATGCGAGCTACCAGAAGCTTGTGTTGCTTGAGCATCATCTCCTTCAAGAGGTAACACAGGCAAAGCTCTAATAGAATCAACATCTAGGAGAATTTCATCATGAACCCAAGAAGTATCTTTTGGGAGGGTAGGTTTGTAAGAATTAAATAGAAAAATTGCTGCAAAACAGAATATGCCTCAAGGCACGTTACAATGCCGTTTTCCTTAAATCATTATTTGCCCCCACCAGATCAGTGTGTATTGAGTAAGCAAATACATTTCCAGGATACAATGAAGCCTAGAATATAATTCTGATACCAGTTTGCgttatacacaaacgaaaactgatcacaaacacccttagaagaatctgaaataaatttttgGTATTCTATTTCTGCAGAAAACAGATCCCAAATTTGAAGAAGAAATAAGTTGTGGAAACTTTATgtgagaaagagaaggagagaaagatGAAATTTCTATATTATTCTTGGAGAGAATTGTCTTTAAATAGACAGAATTATACCTTTTTCCGAAAGGTACATCTGTTCATTCGCGAAGCAGATTTCTAAAAACCTCCCAAGCGTCGACCTGGTCGTACCAGGCATCAACCTGGTCGCGCCCTGGTCAAGCCTTGGTCGACACATTCTGGAAAACCACTTATTTCTTCATTTAGAAGACCTTGTCGCACTTCCAAGGTCTCTTGGTCGTGCCCTAGTTAAGACATTCTGGAAAGTCAATTATTCAGACCGTTAGATTATTTATATGGTTCAAATCGCACCACTTGACATTCTGCAAAGCACCGTCCTAGGGTACACACTAGCATTATCTCTTAATTAATTTTAAGAGAATAttccaccttatcatttattaatgacttttcctttttcactcttttcaatgtgggacaaactcacatagctttaaatatattttagaaaatatttcaacaaggTTCTTCCTTCTCTGTGATCCATTCATCATCTAAAGCTAACTCCCACACCAATATTGGATCATAATTTTGTCTTCTTCTTATAGCTCTCTCCCTCAGTTTGGTGTTGTACTTGACGTAAACTAGAGCATTCAATCTCTTGTTTTCTAATCTATTCCTCTTTTTCGTATGAATCTACAATTGAGTTTAagtcatttaaatttttaaatattaggatattttcatatttgagtgAAACCATAATAACATGGCATTTGTAAGAAGTAAGAAGTAAGAACCTgctcaaatgtgctccaattcctCTCACATCCACTAGCACTACATGTCAGGCAAAGAACACAGCAAGCTTCATCAATTCCAGGGTCTTTGTCCCAAAACGCTTCCACCAATCAGctacaaaagaaaagaaaaaaaagaaaaagaaaaaaaaaagttttaagttCCAAGTTATAAGAAGAAACAAGGATAGAGTACCactaattaactaatttttacttaaatattatttttacctGGGCTTCTCAACATTCTGGAGTCAATAGTCACTCGAGATCGAAAATCCCCTCGTGCATTATCAAACAAATCCAATTGGATGTCTACAGCTAGCCTCTCCACAGATGACAACATTCTATCCATGCAGTCAAACAGTCCTTACTTCAATTCTTCACAATCAAAGAAGTTATCCTTATAACGCAATTGGGGATTTAAATACTATCCTACAAGATGGGTCCATACTTTTTCTCATTTCTAGAAAAATTTGCAGCAATTTTTTCCTTCGCTCAATCCATCATCACATAGAGAAACTCTATAGCTAGTCTTTCCTCTTAATCAACTTCCCTTAGAACACACACAAGAGGGACAACACTCTTGATAACATACGCCATGTGAGGCCAAAAATGTTGGTCAAATAAAATTATTGAGTGACTCCTTATACCTTCATGCATTTTTGCATATGTAGTAATGCGCCACATCTCTGAAGAGAACATAGATTGAAGGTTTCGCTTTTGTTTGTAAATGATCTAAAGAGTCAAAAATGCAGTAGTAAAGCACATCGCGGCAGGGCGGATGAGTTCTTTGTTGTTGGTGAAATGCTTCCTCATCATTGCAAGTACATAGGaatgattataaataaatttcacaacttgcttagcctttaggATTGTGCTTGCATGGATCTTCAATTTTGCAATATCCTCCAACATGAGATCCAAACAATGTGTAGCACATAGAGTCCAATAGAGCTTCTCCCTCTTTTCCATAAGCTTTTTTCCACCATTTATCATGTTCTTCGCATTATCAATTATCACCTGCACAACATTCTCACCAACttcctcaaccacctcatccatatACTTAAACATCAAATCACCATTTTTTATAGAATCAGAAGCATCAATGGATTTTAAAAACCATGTACCAACAAGACTATTCACAAGGAAATTAATCAAGACCCTTGAACACCCATCAGTCCATCCATCAACCATGATAGAACATCCATATTCCTTCCAAGCTTTTTTGTGGTCTTTCAACATGCCGTCAATTTTTTTCACTTCATCTTTAAGGATCCACGTCCTCATCTAATGCATAGATGGAAGCTTGAAACCTGGCCCATTATTAGCAATTCCATCCACCATAACATGCCAATATACATCATCCATCAGATTAAATGGTAAAGCATCGTTGAACACACAACGGCCAACTTTCCTACACACTTCATTTCTTTCTTCCTCCTTCCATTCTGAGTTTAGAGTGGATTGTTTGACCTGTGAAAATGAAAACTTATCCATTGGACTTCTAGCCCTAGGAGTATGGCCACTCCCACTATTTTGCTGCTCAAAATCTCCAACATTAGATCTAGCACTCAAAGTCCCTCCTCCTGAACCCTGCCAAATCTCTTCAAGAAGTTCATTTCTTTTACCCTTCTCTTCTCAGAATTTTTCAAGAGCAATCTTGCACTCATCACTCACGTTTTGAGGGGCTTTTGGGCAAGGTTTCATTCCCTTCCTTGCACTAGCCAAATGATGTTTAAATCTTGTGACAGTCCCACTGCAACATTGATcacaaaatttgcatctaaaatatttttttctatttccaaacaaaattttttttctgcCCTTTGGAATCAGCTTCAAACATATTTCAGTAGGTGCAATAAGATTTGAGCAATTAAAATCTAAAACAAAAACCTCAGAGACGAGAGAGTCTCACCTTAGACCCATCGGACGGAGACTTtgaaagagagagcagaggctttgagagagagcacatgctgagagagagagagagagagagagagagcaaaggctTCATTGAGGCTTCAAAAGAGAGAGCAGGGGCttcgagagagagcagaggcttcgtaGAGCTTCGTAGAGGCTTCAAAGAGAGAGCAAAGGCTTCGTTAGGCTTTGTCGATAGAGTAGAGGAGAAGAAGCTTCGCGGGAGAGAGAGGATAGGGTTTCGGTGTGTTCTAGGTTCTGGGCTTATAAAATTGCGTTTTAACCCAAGAATACAGAAAGGCGTACACCTTGCATTTGAGGCGTAAAAAAGCGAGGTTTTTTGGCTGAGGCGTACACTTTTACACATATGCCTTGGTGCGTTTTTGGCCCAAAATGCCTCAAGGCAAACCTCAAAAACGCCTTTCAAAACACTAGACAGAATAAAATCATTTTGTTACAAACCAAAGATACATTtggtcatgaaaatgtctattaaaaaatatatgctATTATCAATTGTATTGAATGCCTTCTTTGTGAGGGTTCTTCTCATTATATAGCAATGTTTGAGCTAATTACATGGCAGTTACATGGCTGAATCACAGTAATTACATCAATCTGGTCTAACTAAATAGGAATCTAAAATATACAGCTAATCACAAGATATTTACAACTATAATACAAGAATCATGCCATAAATAGATAGGCTAATTATGGCTTGATATAATCTGACTGACAtccccccctcaaattgatgtgggtcgatcaagaagcatcaatttgccCACGAGAAACTGATAGCGTTGACGAGTCATGGTTTTTGTAAAGATGTTAGCAATCTAAAGTCAACGAAAATGTGAGAAAGAGAAATGACACGTGTCAAGTGCTTCCCGAATAGAGTGACAATCCACCTCAATATGCTTCATGCACTCATGATAAATGGGATTAGCAGTAATCTGAATAGCACTAGTGTTATCAGCATGGAAAGGAGTGGGATCAAGCTGAGAGAAACCTAGCTCAGCAAGAAGCCCACGAAGCCAACTAATCTCAGAACAAGTAGCAGACATCGCACGGTATTCAGATCCAGTTGAAGATTTCGAAACACAAGCTTgctttttactcttccaagaaatcaaagaatctCCAAGGAAGAGGCCCCAGCACGTGATAGAATAGCAAGTATCAGGACAACcggcccaatcagcatcactatAAGCAACGATACAAAAAGGAGAACTAATAGGAAAGAACAATCCACGGCTAGGGGACCCCTGAAGATATCAAATGATACGACGAACGGCAGCTAAGTGTAAATGGCATGGAGTCTGCATAAATTGGCTAACCTGCTAGACAGCAAAGGAAATATCAGGCCGAGTAATAGTCAAATAGTTCAAGCTACCCACTAGCTGGCGATGCACTGTAGGATCACCCTCCTCACGACAATACTTCGTGTTAACATGTAGACAAGTATCCACAGAAGAAGTATCCTGAAGACTAGCCAAAGTAATTAAATCCTGTGTATACTTAATGTTAATTTAGGAAGATGCCCGAAGAAGCAGTGTGAACTTCCAATCCCAAGAAGTACGTAAgaggaccaagatccttcatatgAAAAGAGGCGTGAAGATGCTGCTGGAGACGATCAATCAAAGCAGAATTGGTCCCGGTGATaacaatatcatcaatataaactagaagaaaaaaaataccaGCAGATGTCTTGCAAAGGAACAAAGAAGAGTCATGTTGGCTTTGCTGAAAGGAAAACTGAAGCAAGGTAGTTCGAAACTTGTCAAACCATGCTCGAGGAGCTTGTTTCAGCCCATAGAGAGATCGCTTCAACTTACATACATCCGAAGAAGAGGAAAAACCAGGTGGGAGGGCCATATAAATTTCCTCTTTGAGATCACCATGAAAAAATGCATTTTTGACGTCCATTAGATGAAGTGGCCAGCCTTGTAAAGCAGCAATAGAGACAACCGCACTATAGTCATCTTGGCTACCGGAGCAAAAGTCTCCTCATAGTCCACCCCATACTTTGCTTGTTCCCAAGGGCAACCAACCGTGCCTTATACCGGTCCAAAGTTCCATCAGAGCGGAGCTTGAtcaagtaaacccatttacaaccgaTGGCCTTAATATTAGACGGGCAAGGAACCACGTCCCATGTAAGATTATCTTGGAGAGCCCTAAgttcctcatccatcgctttccGCCAACATTCATGTTTAACAGCCTCAGAAAAGCATGTAGGAATGGGAATAGAAGTTAAAGTAGCTTTAAAACCATACCAATCAGGAGGGCGTGATACTCGTGCAGAGCATCGAGGACCAGGTGCAGGAGCCATGTTAGGCTCAGGAGGCGCAGACGGCATTGGATCATATGCGGAGGAAGAGTCAAGCTTGAGAGAAGGCAAAGTCAATAGACGTCGAGTATACACAATTTCAGGTTTGAACCGTTCAGGAAGAGGAGGCAATTCATCATAACACGAAAGAACACTATGCTCAGGCAAGGGCTCAACATGGGTAGAAAAGTAatattgattttcaaagaaaacgACATTACAAGAAGTACGAAATTTGTTAGAACCAGGATCACAGCAAACATAGCCCTTGTGAGAAATACTATAACCCATAAAGAAACATTTAACGGACTAAGCAAAAAGTTTGTGACGTTCATGAgaaggtaaatgaacaaaacaaacacaTCCAAAAGCATGCAAATTAAGATAGCTAGGATGCTGATGATGCAAACGAAAATAAGGAGAATCAAAATTCAAGACCTGAGAGGGTTGTCTATTAATTAAGTAAACTGTGGTAGATAATGACCCAACCCAGAATTTATAAGGAACAGAGGACTCAAGCAATAAGGTGCGAACAACGTCCAATAGATGTCGGTTCTTACATTCAGCCACCCCATTTTGCTGTGTGGGGTATTAGGACAGGAGCGTTGAGACACAATGCCTTTGTGGTGTAAGATATCATGAAACTTGTGAGACATGTATTCCCCACCAGAATTTGACGGCAAAATCTTAATACTTGTAGAAAATTGGGTCTCAATATATGCTACAAAGATCCAAAAAACAGACAAGACCTCAGATTTGGACTGAAAAATAAATCCAAGTATATCAACTGAAATCATCAATGAATGTCACAAAATAATTGTATCGAGCATGAGAAATTACAAGAGAAataccccaaacatcactatgcaCAATATCAAAGCATTTTGCAGCACAACTACCATGAGAAGGAAATGAAAGAGTTTTACTTTTTCCAAGTTTGCATACTGAACAATCAAATGGCAAAGCTTTAGAAACATGTTCTTTATTGCCTAACAAACCAGAACTTAACATATGAGACAAAACAATAGAGTTCGGATGACCCAAACGTTTGTGCCATATTTCACTCTAAGAATTAACTGTCATACAAGCCAAAAAAAAACTAGGAATGGAAAAGTGCAATGGAAAAAGTCTGCCAACTTTAGGCCCCTTCGCGAGTATCTTCCCCAACACCTAATCCTGCACAAGACAACCATCACAGGTGAAATGAACATCACAGTTATTATCAACTAACTAGCCAACTAAGATAAGACTAGTACAAAGTTCAGGAGATACATAAACATCTTTGAAAGAAGAATTAATATCCCCAACTTCATCAATAGCCAAATGACTCTCATTAGCTATTTGAATCTAGGATGAACCATGATAAGGGTGAACATTACAAAGAGTGCGAACAATCTAGTTATATGATTGGATGCAGCAGAATCAACAAGTCAAGATTGAGATACAGTAGTACCATTACCTTGAAGCCCTAGGGCAAAAAAGGCTAACATAATCATCAGCTGAACCATCTCTAGAGTAAGGACAGATTGATCACTAGCTGTAGAAGAACCAGCAAAAAAAGGACCAACTGCAGCCTGATAGGCATGAGCTTGACGGTTCTGGGGGTGAATAAGACATTCTTTGATAACATGGCCCGGCTTCTTGCAGTAATTGCAAGAATTCTTTGAACAGTGAGTAACAATGTGCCGATACTCCTTGCAACTGAAGCATTGAACCTTCCGCATATCCCTACCCTTGCCTTTCCCATGAGCTGCATACGCAACAGCATTAGATCTCATTTTACCTTGCTGAAAAATGACTTGTGTTGCAAGACGCTGCTCCTCCCAAATTAATTCTCCAAAACACACATCCATTGAAGGAGAAGGATCACGGTTCATCAAATTAGAGCGAGTTGTCTCGAATTCAGGACGTAATTTCATCAAAAACTGGTCTCTCTTGCTTTGTTGATGAACTTCTTGAATAGCAGAGAGAGATGCAGCTGGCACCTTAGCATAAACCATGTCAGTAAATTCACCCCATACGTTCTGAAAcctagaaaaataattttaaatggaGAGATCGCCCTAAGTGTAATTGGCAATCTCATATTCCAACTGAAAATGTCGGGTTGTGTTGTCCTCATTATAAACTTTCTTCAAAAATTCCCGCGTACTTTTAGCAGTCTTGTACGGCCTCAGATATAGGACAATCTGAGGATCAACAAATCCTAAGATCCATGACACCACTCTAGCATCTTTGACCTTCCACTGAGCCAATTTAGGAAGCTCAGTTGGAGCCGGGTCATACCATCAATATGGCCCCATAACTCCTTCCTCATAACAAATACGCGGAATTGAAATTCCCAAGTACCATAATTTTTACCCATGAAGCGCACACCACAAGAATCTGAGTTGGTAGTCATGATGCCCATAACACAACAATAAAAGACAAAACAGAAAATGCGAAAAACGCCAACCAACAAAGCACAAAGCAGCCCAACCCACAAAGCCCAATACAACCCAAAAACAATTAACTTAAAATAACCCCTCTTGCTTAATACACTAGAAGTAGATCAAAACCAGTCTAACCAGCAAAGCCCAAACAGCCCAACACAAAGAAAATAAGCCCAAAACAATTACCTGCCCTAGAAAGAGAAGCAATCGTGTGCGCAATAACAATCTGTCCAGCACACCAGCCACCCCAGATCAAGCCGACAGCCTCCAGGTATCACCGACAGCTACAAACACCTCAACCATGTGCAACACAATCTATAGAGTACAACTAGCAACCCCGATTCAAGCCGACAACTTCTAGGTATCTCAGACAGCCACAAACTCACACCAGAATGTCTCTACAACACGACAATTATGCCCAAAAACTATCGACCACAAAATTCTCCCAAGAATGTCTTGGCAACACCACAATGATTCCCAAACACTACCGATAGCCACAAAACTCACACCACAATGAACCTCTAATGCCCAGAGATTCCCGAAAACCAAAGAAAACTGCCTAAGGTGACTCAACAACCCTCACAATCATGAAAGAAATTGACCCAAAAAACCTAATTCAAGttttaggctctaataccatatcAATTATATTGAATGCCTTCTTTGTGAGGGTTCTTCTCATTATATAGCAACGTTTGAGCTAATTACATGGCAGTTACATGGCTGAATCTCAGCAATTACATCAATCATGTCTAACTAAATAGGAAGCTAAAATATACAGCTAATCACAAGATATTTACAACTATAACACAAGAATCATGCCATAAATAAATAGGCTAATTATGGCTTGATATAATATGATTGACAGTTATTACCATGAAGCAAGTAATAATGCAAAAATTAATGAACTAATAGAAAAGGAgtaatttctttcaaattttacAACGaaaatatctattttttttattttatattttcatctTTAATGGAATATTGAGAACTTTTGTATGATCAATTTCTTTTAAAGTATCATATTcacatataatttttattatattctcattaaattttattttattcttaagAAGACATTCTATGAACCAAATGTGACTGAAATGTCAAAGTTATTCTCAAAATATTTGTGGTTGCATTTATAAACGGAAGCGCAACAAGAGACATTTCCTCCAATCAAATGACATGGTGAAAAAAGAATCTCATGGAGGAAGACAAGCTTGAATTCATTCAGCATGCAGGAAGCAAGCATTGCGACTAATATGCCATGGCCAGATTTACCCACACCATGGTTTGAACCCATGTGGGTGATGCCTAATGACAGGTAAAATCCTAATCAACCTAAGTGGGTGATGCCTAATGTCAGGTTAAATCCTAATCAacctaataattagaaaaattaagaaGGATTTTGTTCCAGGAGTTCAAGCGAAAACCTCTACCTAAAACTTGATGAGTGTATTGCTCTCAGAGTCTCAGTATTCAGCTTTATTTTCTGGGCTGACATGAAAGAGTTCCCTTACTCTTGTTTGCATATAACATTGGTTCCTTTTAAAACTGTCTTTGTGGCTCCTGTTACTTCAGACTCATTCTGCAATAACATCAATACCATTAAAACTAGTATTCGCAACCAAAGCAATCTGCAGTAGAAACAATAACATTAACCATGAGAAAAGCAATTCGCTCTGCTTTCTAAACTTGCCAAACAAGCaatctaattttttttctctctctaaatgaGAAAAGAAGCTTATTCAATTGCCTAGCTTCATATTCGTGTGAAAGCCGTTGCACATAGACAAGGCTGGTTTGGACTTTGGATATTTCTTCATAGTTGGTACTAATTGGCAAGGCTAATTTGGATTCTGGATATTTCTTGTTTCTAAGCTTATCCATTCTTCTAAGTAGCTATTGAGGACCTCTCAGAGGATAGCCCAGACGTCTGCATACTCCATCCTAATATTTCTTGCAGTCTAAAGCCCAGGCACTACAGCTAAAGGTTCCATGGCATACATAGAGTTCGCCCTGCCGTTTGCGCTGCATCCTGTGCAGTTACAGATATCATCATCACAATTCAAACACAAAATATAACAACAATCTGTGGTTCAGTAAATAGAATTGCTGAACACAAAACACTGCAGCAAAAGGGAATCAGAAAGTCACGCCGACAAGATGAAGAAATAACAGTCCTGCGTGTCAGTCAAAATGCTAAACATCGAGTTCAATGGATATTTTGAAACAAATTCCAAAATAGAAATTCCTTCAGGAAATCAATCAAATAGGGAAAGGGAAGGGGGCAAAAAAGAAATCACAACATATAACTCTATCCAATGAGAACAACTGAAGTAATTCTAGGATGAAATATTGGTAAAGAAATCAGAGTACCAGTATACCATAAATGTACTTCAGAAGAAACAAAAAGGAAAGAGAAATTTTGGAGAAGTTTCACTTTTTAACTGCTATCATTCCTGTACCCTATTACCTGATCATCTGCTAGCATTATCACTGTTAATCTACATTTTATTTGCAAAGTTGCAACCTGAACTGCGCATTACAGTTGtaatttcttttaaaactcaACAGAGTCACTATGCTTTGCCGGCTACTCCAGCTTTTttaagatgttttttttttttttcatcattagTGTTTTTCAGTTGCCAACTCTATTTTCTACTTCATTACGTGGATATTCTGAGACCATGCAGCATTGCCATTTACTAAATAATATAACAGCAACAAAAACATACATACTTAACAAGAAGGCAGTCTTTAACTGTCACCAAACCATAACAACCAAAACAGATAAAAGTTCATTAGTTATCAAGAAAGCAGCTCAGTTTTGCAGTTCTAGCTAAAATATTGATCTTCCTTTGCAGCCTGCCTTGTTTTTAATTGGAAAACTTCTTATAGAATTTTGCCTTATTCCACCACACTGCTCCAAGCACTATGGGTGGAGTTCTATAGAAACTAGGAGTGCAGAATACCCTTTCCAAGCGGGATCCATTAGTCAGACGCTTGATGCACGAAAACGTTTCTCCAAATGAGCAGTCCGTTCATCTCTAAGCCTTGTTTCAGCACCCGATTTATGAAAAATGCTCATGGGACCAGTGGTTGGCTGCTGAGCTACATGAACCTTATTCTTCACATTTTCCTGCAAAATCCAGCCAAAGCATTTGATTTCACTGTGTATTATGTAAATGCACAGAAAACACCTTAAGATTGATTTCTTTTTTATTCGAGTAAAAGCTTCAATCTTACCTGAAAAAATTCTATAATTTTGCCAGTTCCATTATTTTCAGAAGGTTTGGGAATAGATGCAGATTTGTTACGGCCATCAGGCTGTACAGTTTGCAGGGGCTTGATTATGAGAGGCTGGTCCATATTAGGCACAACCGAATTAAGACCACAATTTTCGATTGATGTTTTCCCAGCTGACTTACTTCCATCAACTTTTGATGATAGTGGGGAAGGATGAATTCTCTTGACAACTTCACGAAGCAGAGTTTCTGAAGGGACACCAGGCAGTCTCATTGATCTGGCTTCTATCTCATGCAGGGCCTCCTGTGTGGCTTGACCATGAAAATTGTCACCATTCGGTAAGCCTTTTTCCATCAACTGGTGGATCGATTGGGGTTGAGAAGAATCTGTGAGCATTTGGTTGGCTGGGACTGATCCATTTGACTGATGGACAGATTGAAGTGTAGCTACTGGCACCTGTTTGCCTTTGGAGGCTACCATATGAGCAGCAGCTTGAGTTGTTGTGACCGGAGGCATTTGGTTGGCAGGTGGAATCCCGTTTGATAAACAAACGGGTTGGAGTACAACAGGAACCACCGTGCCTCTTGATGCCACAGGCCGAGCAGGCTGTGCCACCACAGATGACACCTGTTTGCCTTTTGAAGCAGAGACATTGGCAGCTCGCTCTACAACTCTAGGCACATGGTTGGTTGAtgatatttcatttgataaattagTAGTTTCCTTTCTCATTAGGTTGACATGTTGCTCAGCCCTCCCTGTGGATCGAGGATTATGGCATTGCACCTGACTGTTGATTACCGTTGAAAGGGGAATTTCATTTCTTCTAATCATTTGGATATGCGGTACTACATCATTTTGTGCTGAAATTGGGACAAAATGTCCTGGCTTGAAAACAACACCCCTCAAAGCAGTGTCAGAATCATCACCAACCCTGACTGTGAGCAAATAACCAGCATCAAATATTGAATCAATGACACCCGAAACCACCTGGCCCACCGTGATACCATTTATATCATCAACTGGATCTGCCTGTTGGGGCTGGTTTCCAT
It encodes the following:
- the LOC131158609 gene encoding protein METABOLIC NETWORK MODULATOR 1 translates to MNQKNQGNSHVALGNVPVKRKRGRPRKNQVLNHGENALVPSRDPSLNLGQNAPVPPGFELVNGNQPQQADPVDDINGITVGQVVSGVIDSIFDAGYLLTVRVGDDSDTALRGVVFKPGHFVPISAQNDVVPHIQMIRRNEIPLSTVINSQVQCHNPRSTGRAEQHVNLMRKETTNLSNEISSTNHVPRVVERAANVSASKGKQVSSVVAQPARPVASRGTVVPVVLQPVCLSNGIPPANQMPPVTTTQAAAHMVASKGKQVPVATLQSVHQSNGSVPANQMLTDSSQPQSIHQLMEKGLPNGDNFHGQATQEALHEIEARSMRLPGVPSETLLREVVKRIHPSPLSSKVDGSKSAGKTSIENCGLNSVVPNMDQPLIIKPLQTVQPDGRNKSASIPKPSENNGTGKIIEFFQENVKNKVHVAQQPTTGPMSIFHKSGAETRLRDERTAHLEKRFRASSV